From Pseudomonas poae, the proteins below share one genomic window:
- a CDS encoding GntR family transcriptional regulator: protein MQFAPAYVDRQPLTAEEEAYNFLLEAICGGRYRKGDRLIAEDIASEIGMSRMPVREAFRRLDAQGLVTLRPNRGAIVSGLDIDELHEVFEMRSALEGLAVRVAVGRIGERQLAALERLLDEMDDYRDESAEWVRRHRAFHEYLCSLSGRPRLMKQISALYSLVEAPMRLWLQHGDKPLSARQEHAVILDAIRAGDAARAEAVVREHIEGTVPALIQFLQTEK from the coding sequence ATGCAATTTGCTCCCGCTTACGTTGACCGCCAGCCCCTGACCGCCGAGGAGGAGGCCTACAACTTCTTGCTGGAGGCCATTTGTGGCGGCCGCTACCGCAAGGGCGACCGGCTGATTGCCGAAGACATCGCCAGCGAAATCGGCATGAGCCGCATGCCGGTGCGCGAGGCGTTTCGCCGCCTGGATGCGCAGGGCCTGGTGACCCTGCGGCCCAATCGCGGTGCGATCGTCAGCGGCCTGGACATCGATGAACTGCACGAGGTCTTCGAAATGCGCAGCGCCCTGGAGGGCCTGGCGGTGCGGGTTGCCGTAGGCCGCATCGGCGAGCGCCAGCTGGCGGCCCTGGAGCGCCTGCTGGATGAGATGGACGACTACCGCGACGAAAGTGCCGAGTGGGTCCGCCGCCACCGCGCCTTCCATGAATACCTGTGCAGCCTCAGCGGCCGCCCGCGCCTGATGAAGCAGATTTCGGCGCTGTACTCGCTGGTGGAAGCGCCCATGCGCCTGTGGTTGCAGCACGGCGACAAACCCCTCAGCGCACGCCAGGAACACGCGGTAATCCTCGATGCAATACGCGCCGGTGATGCGGCCCGCGCCGAAGCCGTGGTGCGCGAACACATCGAAGGCACGGTGCCGGCGCTGATCCAGTTCCTGCAAACCGAAAAATAA
- a CDS encoding ABC transporter substrate-binding protein has translation MHKRRALLVAVALGLCTQWAVAAPQVPERLRNVDKLVYCSGMDSPPLVSFDPTQKPRGLTVDLGLEIAKRLGDKQVQWRVIPFSGLVPALLAQQCDMIVDQLFDKPERRQVIDIVNYLYSSQSVVVPKGNPKGIKALDDLSGHKVAVLNGSTIKSLLDTQNEGLIKAGKPPMKLVVYNTDTDAFQALRISQVDAYGTTVETAGYYAAMAPDLFQEGVPAFSRILTGLGMRKDDPQLSAAVQQVISDMRSDGSYLQLLNKWHVGSDTLD, from the coding sequence ATGCATAAACGTCGTGCCTTGCTGGTGGCTGTCGCCCTCGGCCTCTGTACTCAATGGGCGGTTGCCGCGCCGCAGGTGCCGGAGCGCCTGCGCAACGTCGACAAACTCGTGTATTGCTCGGGGATGGATTCTCCGCCGCTGGTGTCCTTCGACCCAACCCAGAAACCCCGCGGGCTCACGGTTGACCTGGGCCTGGAAATCGCCAAGCGCCTGGGCGACAAACAGGTGCAATGGCGGGTGATTCCGTTCTCCGGGCTGGTGCCGGCGTTGCTCGCCCAGCAGTGCGACATGATCGTCGACCAACTGTTCGACAAGCCCGAGCGGCGCCAGGTGATCGACATCGTCAACTACCTGTATTCCAGCCAGTCGGTGGTGGTGCCCAAGGGCAACCCCAAGGGCATCAAGGCGCTGGATGACCTGTCCGGGCACAAGGTCGCGGTGCTCAACGGCTCCACCATCAAGAGCCTGCTCGATACCCAGAACGAGGGCCTGATCAAGGCCGGCAAGCCGCCGATGAAACTGGTGGTCTACAACACCGACACCGACGCCTTCCAGGCCCTGCGCATCAGCCAGGTCGACGCCTACGGCACCACCGTGGAAACCGCTGGTTACTACGCGGCGATGGCCCCGGATCTGTTCCAGGAAGGTGTGCCGGCGTTCAGCCGCATCCTCACCGGGCTGGGCATGCGCAAGGACGACCCGCAACTGAGCGCCGCCGTGCAGCAGGTAATCAGCGACATGCGCAGCGATGGCAGCTACCTGCAATTGCTGAACAAATGGCACGTGGGCAGCGACACACTCGACTGA
- a CDS encoding amino acid ABC transporter permease: MNFNWDVFWQYLLQPSGVYLTGLWLTCLIAVSAMLLGCALGLAAALLRLSKNPLLHLPVRFYVWLMRGTPLLVQIVFLYTALAAGGIFRFEDIELFGLIVPGNIQAAIIALGLNEGAYMAEIIRAGIGAVDKGQYEAGRSLGMGFAKLMRRIVLPQAFRVIVPPLGNEFNVMLKNTTLVSVIGVQELLLSTQMITSATFRVFELYLVVALYFLTLTTLWGLFQRWLEARFSQSDRPSAPPPAASRMFGRSTLKLLRGR; encoded by the coding sequence ATGAATTTCAATTGGGATGTGTTCTGGCAGTACCTGCTGCAGCCCAGCGGGGTATACCTCACCGGGCTCTGGCTGACCTGCCTGATCGCGGTGTCGGCGATGCTGCTGGGCTGCGCGCTGGGGCTGGCGGCGGCGCTGTTGCGCTTGTCGAAGAACCCGCTGTTGCACCTGCCGGTGCGGTTTTATGTGTGGCTGATGCGCGGCACGCCGTTGCTGGTGCAGATCGTGTTTTTGTACACGGCGCTGGCGGCGGGCGGGATCTTCCGTTTTGAGGATATCGAGCTGTTCGGCCTGATCGTGCCCGGCAATATCCAGGCGGCAATCATCGCCCTGGGCCTTAACGAGGGCGCGTACATGGCCGAGATCATCCGCGCCGGCATCGGCGCAGTGGACAAGGGCCAATACGAAGCCGGGCGCTCGCTGGGCATGGGCTTCGCCAAGCTGATGCGGCGCATCGTGCTGCCCCAGGCGTTCCGGGTGATCGTGCCGCCGCTGGGCAATGAGTTCAACGTGATGCTCAAGAACACCACCCTGGTCAGCGTGATCGGCGTGCAGGAGCTGCTGCTCAGCACCCAGATGATCACCTCGGCGACGTTCCGCGTGTTTGAGTTGTATCTGGTGGTGGCCCTGTACTTCCTCACGCTGACCACGCTGTGGGGCTTGTTCCAGCGCTGGCTCGAGGCGCGCTTCAGCCAGTCCGACCGGCCTTCTGCGCCACCCCCGGCAGCCAGCCGCATGTTCGGGCGCAGCACCTTGAAACTGCTGAGGGGACGATAA
- a CDS encoding amino acid ABC transporter ATP-binding protein: MAHPSDELIIEALDIHKSFGQLQILKGISLQVRRGEVVVLIGASGSGKTTFIRCINLLEDIQGGRIRVNGRAMGYRERSDGSLVRDSERNIARQRRDIGMVFQRFNLFPHMTALQNIIEAPIQVLGTPRAEALEQARGLLARVGLADKASHYPSMLSGGQQQRVAIARALAMKPQAMLFDEPTSALDPETVGEVLQVMKELAEEGMTMVVVTHEMGFAREVADRVVVLDSGELIEQGPPEQIFSHPSHPRTRAFLSRVL; encoded by the coding sequence ATGGCGCACCCAAGTGACGAATTGATCATCGAAGCACTGGACATTCACAAGTCGTTCGGCCAATTGCAGATCCTCAAGGGTATTTCCCTGCAAGTCCGGCGCGGTGAAGTGGTGGTGCTGATCGGCGCATCGGGCTCCGGCAAGACCACCTTTATCCGCTGCATCAACCTGCTCGAAGACATCCAGGGCGGGCGCATCCGCGTCAACGGCCGGGCCATGGGCTACCGCGAGCGCAGCGACGGCAGCCTGGTGCGCGATTCGGAGCGCAACATCGCCCGGCAGCGTCGCGACATTGGCATGGTGTTCCAGCGCTTCAACCTGTTCCCGCACATGACCGCGCTGCAAAACATTATCGAAGCGCCGATCCAGGTGCTCGGCACCCCGCGTGCCGAAGCGCTGGAGCAGGCGCGGGGCTTGCTGGCGCGGGTCGGCCTGGCGGACAAGGCCAGCCATTACCCGTCGATGCTCTCCGGCGGCCAGCAGCAGCGGGTGGCGATTGCCCGGGCGCTGGCGATGAAACCCCAGGCCATGCTCTTCGACGAACCCACCAGCGCCCTCGACCCGGAAACCGTCGGCGAAGTGCTGCAAGTGATGAAGGAGCTGGCCGAGGAGGGCATGACCATGGTGGTGGTCACCCACGAAATGGGCTTTGCCCGTGAAGTGGCCGACCGCGTGGTGGTGCTCGACAGCGGCGAACTCATCGAGCAAGGGCCGCCGGAACAGATCTTCAGCCACCCCAGCCACCCCCGTACCCGAGCCTTTCTCAGCCGCGTGTTATGA
- a CDS encoding polyamine ABC transporter substrate-binding protein encodes MRLSSLCVALCCAALAPVALAATPVVKVYNWSDYIGPDTLKNFEKDSGIKVQYDIFDTNEMLEAKLLSGHSGYDVVVPSSQFLSKQIRAGAYQPLQRGLLDNWKHLDPRLMQRLEAADPGNRYAVPYMWGTVGIGYNAEKVRAVLGQDAVLDSWAMVLEPDNLAKLKSCGVAFLDAPVKIIPQVMLYLGLDPNSTRPDDYKQASKRLMQLRPSVTYFNSSKYTADLANGDICVAIGYSGDVMQAQSRAREAGKHIDIRYLIPKEGVNLWFDMLAIPKDAGNAANAHALINYLLRPEVIAPISDYVGYANPNKEATPLMDPKVSGNPGIYPGDEVISHTFVSADLPETIQRLMTREWNRIKSGQ; translated from the coding sequence ATGCGTTTATCGAGCTTGTGTGTTGCCCTCTGCTGCGCCGCCCTTGCACCTGTGGCCCTGGCGGCCACGCCGGTAGTCAAGGTGTACAACTGGTCCGATTACATCGGCCCCGACACCTTGAAGAACTTCGAAAAAGACAGCGGCATCAAGGTGCAGTACGACATCTTCGACACCAACGAAATGCTTGAAGCCAAGTTGCTGTCCGGGCACTCGGGGTATGACGTGGTGGTGCCCTCCAGCCAGTTCCTGTCCAAGCAGATTCGCGCCGGCGCCTACCAGCCGCTGCAGCGCGGGTTGCTGGACAACTGGAAGCACCTCGACCCGCGCCTGATGCAACGCCTGGAAGCCGCCGACCCCGGCAACCGCTACGCCGTGCCGTACATGTGGGGCACCGTGGGCATCGGCTACAACGCTGAAAAAGTCCGCGCCGTGCTGGGCCAGGACGCGGTGCTGGACTCCTGGGCCATGGTCCTGGAGCCCGACAACCTGGCCAAGCTCAAAAGCTGCGGCGTGGCCTTTCTGGATGCGCCGGTAAAGATCATCCCCCAGGTCATGCTCTACCTCGGCCTGGACCCCAACAGCACCCGGCCCGATGACTACAAGCAAGCCTCCAAACGCTTGATGCAATTGCGCCCGTCGGTGACGTACTTCAACTCGTCGAAATACACCGCCGACCTGGCCAACGGCGATATCTGCGTGGCGATCGGTTATTCCGGCGATGTGATGCAGGCGCAGAGCCGCGCCAGGGAAGCCGGCAAACACATCGACATCCGCTACCTGATCCCCAAGGAAGGCGTGAACCTGTGGTTCGACATGCTGGCGATCCCCAAGGATGCCGGTAACGCGGCCAACGCCCATGCCTTGATCAACTACCTGTTGCGCCCCGAAGTGATTGCGCCGATCAGCGATTACGTCGGCTATGCCAACCCGAACAAGGAGGCCACGCCCCTGATGGACCCCAAGGTCAGCGGCAACCCGGGCATTTACCCCGGCGACGAGGTGATCAGCCACACGTTCGTCTCCGCCGACCTGCCGGAAACCATCCAGCGCCTGATGACCCGGGAATGGAACCGCATCAAGTCCGGCCAATGA
- a CDS encoding gamma-glutamyltransferase family protein, with the protein MMKFSAHEYPYPSQRQSVFARRGMVAASQPLAAQAGIEIMQKGGNAIDAAIATAAALTVVEPTGCGLGGDAFALVWCKGQLHGLNGNGHAPAALSIEAVKAAGHDRMPLYGWTPVTVPGCPSAWAELSQRFGKLPFAELLQPAISLAREGFPLSPVVAHQWQIAVDEFTPHRDPVLDAWFETFLIEGHAPRAGEVFRNPAQARTLEELAATRCESLYRGALAERLDAHSRASGGYLRAGDLKDYRAQWVEPIHITYRGVDVWEIPPSGQGLVALMALKILEGFSFDHRDSQQTWHRQLEAMKLAYSDGLHYITDPQHMRVAVADLLSDAYSTRRREQIGEQAQPPKPGDPHASGTVYLATADADGNMVSFIQSNYHGFGSGVVLPDSGIALQNRGQEFSLDPAHANCLAAGKKTFHTIIPGFLSQGGEALGPFGVMGGYMQPQGHVQMVMNLVDFGLNPQAALDAPRWQWLGDMKVGIEQGASRDLANALARRGHKVQVDSDLTDYGRGQIILRDPVSGVLCGGTEPRADSHIAVW; encoded by the coding sequence ATGATGAAATTTTCTGCTCACGAGTACCCCTATCCGTCGCAACGCCAGAGCGTGTTTGCCCGCCGAGGCATGGTTGCGGCTTCACAACCGCTGGCCGCCCAGGCCGGTATCGAAATCATGCAAAAGGGCGGCAATGCGATCGACGCCGCCATCGCCACGGCGGCGGCCCTGACCGTGGTGGAACCGACCGGCTGCGGCCTGGGCGGCGATGCGTTTGCCTTGGTCTGGTGCAAGGGCCAGTTGCATGGCCTGAACGGCAATGGCCACGCACCGGCGGCCTTGAGTATCGAGGCGGTCAAGGCGGCGGGGCATGACCGGATGCCGCTGTATGGCTGGACCCCGGTGACAGTGCCCGGCTGCCCCTCGGCCTGGGCGGAGCTGTCGCAACGCTTCGGTAAATTGCCGTTTGCCGAGCTGCTGCAACCGGCAATCAGCCTGGCACGGGAGGGTTTCCCCCTGTCGCCGGTGGTCGCTCATCAATGGCAGATCGCCGTGGACGAATTCACCCCCCATCGCGACCCGGTGCTGGACGCCTGGTTCGAGACTTTTCTGATCGAGGGGCACGCACCCCGGGCGGGGGAGGTTTTTCGCAACCCGGCCCAGGCACGAACCCTGGAGGAACTGGCCGCCACGCGTTGCGAAAGCCTGTATCGCGGCGCGCTGGCCGAGCGCCTGGATGCCCACTCCCGCGCCAGCGGCGGCTACCTGCGTGCCGGTGATCTGAAGGATTACCGTGCGCAGTGGGTCGAGCCGATCCACATCACCTATCGCGGGGTCGACGTCTGGGAAATCCCGCCGAGCGGCCAAGGCTTAGTCGCGCTGATGGCGCTGAAAATCCTTGAAGGCTTCAGCTTTGATCACCGCGACAGCCAGCAGACCTGGCATCGTCAGCTGGAGGCGATGAAGCTCGCCTACAGCGACGGCCTGCACTACATCACCGACCCACAGCACATGCGCGTGGCGGTCGCCGATCTGTTGAGCGACGCTTACAGCACCCGCCGCCGCGAGCAGATCGGCGAACAAGCGCAACCGCCCAAACCCGGCGACCCCCACGCCAGCGGCACGGTGTACCTGGCCACGGCGGACGCCGACGGCAATATGGTCTCGTTTATCCAGAGCAACTACCACGGCTTCGGCTCCGGTGTGGTGCTGCCCGACAGCGGCATTGCCCTGCAGAATCGCGGGCAGGAATTCAGCCTCGACCCGGCCCATGCCAACTGCCTGGCCGCGGGCAAAAAAACCTTCCACACCATTATCCCCGGCTTCCTCAGCCAAGGCGGCGAGGCCCTTGGGCCGTTCGGCGTGATGGGCGGCTATATGCAGCCCCAGGGCCATGTGCAAATGGTGATGAACCTCGTGGATTTCGGGCTCAACCCCCAGGCCGCGCTGGATGCGCCACGCTGGCAATGGCTGGGCGATATGAAGGTCGGCATCGAACAGGGCGCCTCCCGCGACCTGGCCAATGCCCTGGCGCGGCGGGGGCACAAGGTGCAGGTCGACAGCGACCTCACCGACTACGGGCGCGGGCAGATCATCCTGCGCGACCCGGTCAGCGGGGTACTGTGCGGCGGCACCGAGCCGCGGGCCGATTCGCATATTGCGGTGTGGTAA
- a CDS encoding L-lactate permease: protein MAFLIHLSPVLLVMSMLMVLRRPPVQAAMAGAGLVAVLWLMDGFMASAALAAFKDTAVLFASTALVIVPGLAFVILIERRGVNQALAEWVQALGLKRAERVMFIVLGLAPLLEAMTGFGVSLIATVPLLLSLFERRIALRVALTGMAIMPWGTLGLATVIGASLAHVEASTLAATSALTSAPVFIALAALASYLCGVGITRVLVGLGLLFLAVLYGLSRWLGPEVAGVGAGLSVAAATLLLALYRRRGATALAWPRSAWPYLALIMCIVLLKALNALTHLEDAWVVRGTHVAWKPLASPGIALLLVLLWVRRGGGDGLLGALAVRARRPLLTILLFLAMSQMMLKAGFLDGLVQVLSGLPDMAVVPLVALLGGLSGYMTGSNVGGNAIFMPAVALLPEASRWLLAALQNSAAGHAALGSLSIVMLVLGLARTSPEEEGQLVRFGFGLACLNTALVALAGGVLLALQ, encoded by the coding sequence ATGGCGTTTTTGATCCACCTGTCACCGGTGTTGCTGGTGATGTCGATGCTGATGGTTTTGCGCCGCCCGCCAGTGCAGGCGGCCATGGCCGGTGCAGGTCTGGTGGCGGTGTTGTGGTTGATGGATGGCTTTATGGCCAGTGCGGCGCTGGCCGCATTCAAAGACACGGCCGTATTGTTTGCCAGCACTGCGTTGGTGATCGTGCCGGGCCTGGCGTTTGTGATTCTGATCGAGCGCAGGGGCGTGAACCAGGCACTGGCCGAATGGGTGCAGGCGCTGGGGTTGAAGCGCGCCGAGCGGGTGATGTTTATCGTGCTGGGGCTGGCGCCGTTGCTGGAGGCCATGACCGGTTTCGGCGTGTCGCTGATCGCCACCGTGCCTTTGTTGCTGAGCCTGTTCGAGCGGCGCATTGCGCTGCGTGTGGCGCTGACCGGGATGGCGATCATGCCGTGGGGCACGCTGGGGTTGGCGACGGTGATCGGCGCGTCCCTGGCCCATGTGGAGGCGTCGACGCTGGCCGCCACCTCGGCGCTGACCAGCGCCCCGGTGTTTATCGCCCTCGCGGCACTGGCTTCATACCTCTGCGGCGTGGGTATCACCCGTGTACTCGTGGGCCTGGGGTTGCTGTTTCTGGCAGTGCTCTACGGCTTGAGCCGTTGGTTGGGCCCGGAGGTGGCCGGCGTGGGCGCGGGGCTGAGCGTCGCCGCCGCGACCTTGCTGCTGGCGCTGTATCGACGCCGCGGCGCAACGGCTCTGGCCTGGCCGCGCAGCGCCTGGCCGTACCTGGCGCTGATCATGTGCATCGTGCTGCTCAAGGCCCTCAACGCGCTGACCCACCTTGAAGACGCCTGGGTGGTGCGCGGCACGCACGTCGCCTGGAAACCCCTGGCGTCACCGGGCATCGCCTTGCTGCTGGTGCTGCTGTGGGTTCGTCGCGGTGGCGGCGATGGCCTGCTCGGCGCACTGGCGGTCCGGGCACGGCGGCCGTTGCTGACGATTCTGTTGTTCCTGGCCATGTCGCAGATGATGCTCAAGGCCGGCTTCCTCGACGGGCTGGTGCAGGTGCTGAGCGGGTTGCCCGACATGGCGGTTGTGCCCTTGGTGGCGCTGCTGGGCGGGCTGTCCGGCTATATGACCGGCTCGAATGTGGGCGGTAACGCGATCTTCATGCCGGCCGTGGCCTTGTTGCCCGAGGCCTCGCGCTGGCTGCTGGCCGCGCTGCAAAACAGCGCGGCCGGGCATGCCGCGCTGGGCTCGCTGTCGATTGTGATGCTGGTCCTGGGGCTGGCCAGGACCAGCCCCGAGGAAGAAGGCCAACTGGTGCGCTTCGGCTTCGGCCTGGCCTGCCTGAATACCGCACTGGTGGCCTTGGCGGGCGGGGTGTTGCTGGCGCTGCAGTAG
- a CDS encoding TonB-dependent receptor, which translates to MSAVLPLRLRPLLKLSLMLSLSASPLFAAVSYAEDTSARRSYQVPAGSLSAALTRFAGLSGVNLSIDPALVSGRSSSGLSGEYAVEEGFARLLQGSGLQLQPMGERDYMLVPAPDGSSLELAPTSILGTTGLYDGDTYAGGQVARRGSQGLLGTRDFMETPFSMTTYTQEAVKNQQARTLGDLIASDPSVRATNPAGGRYEQFTIRGFSLFNSDVAYNGLYGVLPTYTIDMEMADRVDIFKGPTQLINGISPRGSVGGGINVVPKRATDKDINSFTGNWASDSQAGGAVDIGRRFGEDNKFGIRFNGVKQSGDTEWDHQSVDREMAVLGLDFRGERLRLSTDIGHTERDTDAPQERVQVAAAAPVPSANDVRRNYAQSWSKASTNDTFGTFNGEYDLSDNVMLYGGVGARKSNHDFLRHAVSVTNAAGDFTVSPRDFTRDENVRTYTAGVRNWFHTGPVSHEVNLAATYFYMDFENGGARYANGRSNLYNPVQTLTPSVATRADPKVYTENRSTGVALSDTLGFFDDRLLLTLGARWQRVKVDDWNNGVRGPTGYDEEKVSPSGGLLFKATDKLSLYANYMEGLSQGKVAPSTSINDDEIFPPFVSRQVEVGAKYDAGAFAVTAAVFRIKQPAYETNAVTTVFGPNGKRQNTGAELSVFGEPLKGVRLLGGVMYIDSELQNTTNGTYDGNRAPATPKYNVNLGAEWDVPTLEGLTLTSRGIYSSSQYLDQSNVKEIDAWNRIDVGARYAFKVDDKHITLRANVENVADKRYWSSAGASDDSEPGLTLSTPRTYLLSATVDF; encoded by the coding sequence ATGTCCGCAGTTCTACCCTTGCGCTTGCGCCCGTTGCTGAAACTGAGCCTGATGTTGAGCCTCAGCGCCAGCCCACTCTTCGCCGCCGTCAGCTATGCCGAAGACACCTCCGCCCGCCGCAGCTACCAGGTGCCGGCCGGCAGCCTGAGCGCGGCGTTGACCCGTTTTGCGGGGTTGTCGGGGGTTAACCTGTCCATCGACCCGGCGCTGGTCAGCGGGCGCAGCAGCAGTGGTTTATCCGGCGAGTACGCGGTGGAAGAGGGCTTCGCCCGCCTGCTGCAAGGCTCGGGCCTGCAACTGCAGCCGATGGGCGAGCGCGACTACATGCTGGTGCCGGCGCCGGATGGCAGCAGCCTGGAACTGGCACCGACCTCCATCCTCGGCACCACCGGCCTCTACGACGGCGACACCTACGCCGGTGGTCAGGTGGCGCGGCGCGGTTCGCAAGGCTTGCTGGGCACGCGGGACTTCATGGAAACCCCGTTCAGCATGACCACCTACACCCAGGAGGCGGTGAAAAACCAGCAGGCGCGCACCCTCGGCGACCTGATCGCCAGCGACCCTTCGGTACGCGCCACCAACCCGGCCGGTGGGCGCTATGAACAGTTCACCATTCGCGGCTTCAGCCTGTTCAACAGTGACGTGGCCTACAACGGCCTGTACGGCGTGCTGCCGACCTACACCATCGACATGGAAATGGCCGACCGCGTCGACATCTTCAAAGGTCCCACCCAACTGATTAATGGTATTTCGCCGCGGGGCAGCGTCGGCGGCGGGATCAACGTGGTGCCCAAGCGTGCCACCGACAAGGACATCAACTCGTTTACCGGCAACTGGGCCTCCGACAGCCAGGCGGGCGGCGCGGTGGATATCGGGCGGCGCTTTGGCGAGGACAACAAGTTCGGCATCCGCTTCAACGGCGTTAAGCAGTCCGGTGATACCGAATGGGACCACCAGAGCGTCGACCGTGAAATGGCCGTGCTGGGCCTGGATTTTCGTGGCGAGCGCCTGCGCCTTTCCACCGATATCGGCCACACCGAGCGCGACACCGATGCCCCGCAGGAGCGTGTGCAGGTGGCCGCCGCCGCACCAGTGCCGAGTGCCAACGATGTGCGCCGCAACTATGCGCAGTCCTGGAGCAAGGCCAGCACCAACGACACCTTTGGTACGTTCAACGGCGAGTACGACCTCAGCGATAACGTGATGCTCTACGGCGGCGTGGGCGCACGTAAAAGTAACCACGACTTCCTGCGCCATGCGGTGTCCGTGACCAACGCGGCCGGTGATTTCACCGTGTCGCCGCGGGATTTCACCCGCGATGAAAATGTGCGCACCTACACCGCTGGTGTGCGCAACTGGTTCCATACCGGGCCGGTGAGCCATGAGGTCAACCTGGCCGCCACCTACTTCTACATGGACTTTGAAAACGGCGGCGCACGCTACGCGAATGGGCGCAGCAATCTCTATAACCCGGTGCAAACGCTGACGCCATCGGTCGCCACCCGCGCCGATCCGAAGGTGTATACCGAGAACCGCTCCACCGGCGTGGCGTTGTCCGACACCCTGGGCTTCTTCGACGACCGCCTGTTGCTGACCCTCGGTGCGCGCTGGCAGCGGGTCAAGGTGGATGACTGGAACAATGGGGTCAGAGGCCCTACCGGCTACGATGAAGAGAAAGTCTCGCCGTCCGGTGGCTTGCTGTTCAAGGCCACCGACAAGCTGTCGCTGTACGCCAACTACATGGAAGGCTTGAGCCAGGGCAAGGTCGCACCGTCGACCTCGATCAACGACGATGAAATCTTCCCGCCGTTTGTCAGCCGCCAGGTGGAAGTGGGCGCCAAGTACGACGCCGGTGCCTTCGCCGTGACCGCCGCAGTGTTCCGTATCAAGCAGCCTGCCTACGAAACCAATGCCGTGACTACGGTGTTCGGCCCCAACGGCAAGCGCCAGAACACCGGGGCGGAGCTGAGTGTGTTCGGTGAACCGCTCAAAGGCGTGCGCCTGCTCGGCGGCGTGATGTATATCGACAGCGAACTGCAGAACACCACCAATGGCACCTATGACGGCAACCGTGCCCCGGCCACGCCCAAGTACAACGTCAACCTGGGCGCCGAATGGGATGTACCGACCCTGGAAGGGCTGACGCTGACCAGCCGCGGCATCTACTCAAGCTCGCAGTACCTGGACCAGTCCAACGTCAAGGAAATCGACGCCTGGAACCGGATCGACGTGGGCGCGCGGTATGCGTTCAAGGTGGATGACAAGCACATCACCCTGCGTGCGAATGTGGAGAACGTCGCCGATAAACGCTACTGGAGCTCGGCCGGCGCCTCGGATGACAGTGAGCCGGGGCTGACCTTGTCGACACCGCGTACCTACCTGCTGTCGGCCACGGTCGATTTCTAG